A part of Corynebacterium mustelae genomic DNA contains:
- the cobN gene encoding cobaltochelatase subunit CobN has protein sequence MITLLSTSDTDLLSAQKAAEMADVQYQYANPNFLNEDSLNKLISTTDIFVVRLLGGKRAWEWGIEALLASGTHVVVVSGELAVDAELTELSTPPAGVVTTAHTYLAEGGRDNLVNLHNFLSDTLLLTGLGFEEPAHMPIWGHLQRDGVDPTWQADPEAPRIGIIYYRAQHLAGNTHYIHALADAIFKRGATAVPIFAASLRQAPPELLTELGTCDVLITTVLAAGGSKPATAQAGGDDEAWDVAQLAALDIPIIQGLALTNSRAEWEESDEGLNPVDVASQIAVPEFDGRLITVPFSFKEYDADGLICYVPDHDRCRRLAGIAYRHARLRHIPASDKKIVLMLSAYPTKHARIGNAVGLDTPLSTLRVLRALHGAGYDLGDIDQIPGFSLAGELDGDALMHAVIAAGGHDPEWLTEEVLSSNPLKLSAATYQQFFQSLPEGMQAEMEEHWDKAPGTHYVNPKTNELYIAGLTFGNVVVMVQPPRGFGENPVGIYHDPDLPANHHYLGTYFWIREVFGADAIVHMGKHGNMEWLPGKNAGLSSECYPDQAINELPLVYPFLVNDPGEGTQAKRRAHATLVDHMIPPMARAESYGDITRLEQLLDEHATISAMDPAKLPAIRQEIWTLLQAAKMDRDLGWAERPDEDAFDDKMMEIDGWLCEIKDVAIRGGLHILGETVSGDVRVELVLAMLRARQLWGGETAVPGLRETLGLSESGDETRNRVDQIEGIAQQLLTSLENRDWDQNAVLEIVAAADYLPADADRDELTTLLTFACNEIIPRLAETSREIDQILRALDGRFIEAGPSGSPMRGLVNVLPTGRNFYSVDPKSLPSRLAWETGQLLAESLVTRYREEHGDYPKSVGLSVWGTSAMRTSGDDIAEVFALLGVRPVWDEASRRVIDLEIISLEELGRPRIDTTVRISGFFRDAFPHVLALLDDAVQLVANLDEPDELNYVAAHARVDKHESPKSHVRRIFGSKPGTYGAGLLQLIESGNWRDDKDLAEVYTTWGGYAYGRNLDGVEAADDMRTAYRRIQVAAKNVDSKEHDIADSDDYFQFHGGMVATVRALTGKDPEAYIGDSTRQETVKTRTLHEESRRVFRARVVNPRWIEAMRNHGYKGAFEMSATVDYLFGYDATTGLMEDWMYETLTDTYVKDEVNRQFFEQSNPWALRDISERLLEAADRNLWENPSAEALETLRSTFLEMEGNVEGRSEN, from the coding sequence ATGATAACTTTGCTGTCTACCTCAGACACTGATTTGCTTTCTGCCCAAAAAGCAGCAGAAATGGCCGATGTTCAGTACCAATACGCAAATCCAAATTTCCTTAATGAAGATTCACTCAACAAACTCATTTCAACAACGGACATTTTTGTCGTCCGCCTTCTTGGTGGAAAACGAGCATGGGAGTGGGGGATAGAAGCACTTTTAGCTTCTGGCACTCATGTTGTCGTGGTCTCCGGTGAATTGGCTGTCGATGCCGAACTCACCGAACTTTCTACACCGCCAGCTGGAGTTGTAACAACCGCACATACTTACCTAGCTGAGGGCGGCAGGGATAATCTGGTCAATCTCCATAATTTCCTATCCGACACCCTTCTTCTCACCGGCCTAGGTTTTGAAGAACCGGCCCACATGCCGATCTGGGGACATTTGCAGCGCGACGGTGTCGATCCAACATGGCAGGCAGATCCGGAGGCGCCCCGCATTGGTATAATTTACTATCGCGCTCAACATCTGGCAGGAAATACCCACTACATTCACGCTCTTGCTGATGCAATCTTTAAACGAGGTGCCACCGCCGTACCCATTTTCGCGGCGTCACTGCGGCAGGCCCCACCAGAGTTGCTTACTGAACTAGGCACTTGTGATGTTTTGATCACTACAGTTTTGGCCGCAGGGGGATCAAAACCAGCCACCGCTCAAGCTGGTGGTGATGACGAGGCATGGGATGTTGCTCAATTAGCGGCCCTGGATATCCCTATTATTCAAGGCCTCGCGCTAACCAATTCCCGTGCCGAATGGGAAGAATCAGATGAAGGCCTCAATCCAGTCGATGTAGCTTCACAGATCGCGGTTCCGGAATTTGATGGTCGCCTGATCACCGTGCCGTTTTCGTTCAAAGAATACGATGCCGACGGGCTTATCTGCTACGTCCCAGACCACGATCGATGCCGCCGACTAGCTGGTATTGCTTACCGCCACGCTAGACTGCGGCACATCCCGGCTTCCGACAAGAAAATCGTCCTTATGCTTTCGGCTTATCCGACGAAACACGCTCGGATCGGAAACGCAGTCGGCTTGGACACCCCATTGTCAACGTTACGGGTACTACGCGCGCTTCATGGCGCAGGTTACGATCTTGGTGATATCGATCAGATTCCAGGTTTCAGTCTTGCTGGCGAACTTGACGGCGATGCCCTAATGCACGCTGTCATCGCTGCAGGTGGGCATGACCCTGAATGGCTAACCGAAGAGGTGCTATCTTCCAATCCGCTGAAACTGTCTGCCGCTACTTACCAACAGTTTTTCCAATCCTTGCCTGAGGGGATGCAGGCTGAAATGGAGGAACACTGGGATAAGGCCCCAGGTACCCATTACGTCAATCCAAAAACCAATGAACTTTATATTGCGGGTTTGACCTTCGGAAACGTCGTTGTCATGGTGCAACCTCCGCGGGGCTTCGGCGAAAACCCGGTGGGCATTTATCATGACCCCGACCTGCCAGCAAACCACCATTACCTGGGTACATATTTTTGGATCAGGGAAGTATTTGGTGCTGACGCTATCGTTCACATGGGTAAACACGGAAATATGGAATGGTTGCCTGGAAAAAATGCTGGGCTTTCTTCGGAATGCTATCCGGATCAGGCGATCAATGAACTGCCACTGGTTTATCCTTTCCTTGTTAATGACCCAGGTGAGGGGACCCAGGCGAAACGACGCGCTCATGCCACGCTTGTTGACCATATGATTCCGCCAATGGCACGTGCCGAATCCTACGGCGACATCACCCGTCTTGAGCAGCTTCTTGACGAGCATGCAACAATCTCTGCGATGGATCCGGCTAAATTACCTGCCATTCGTCAAGAAATTTGGACGCTGCTTCAAGCCGCAAAAATGGACCGTGATCTTGGCTGGGCCGAACGGCCTGACGAAGATGCCTTTGATGACAAAATGATGGAAATCGACGGCTGGCTGTGCGAAATCAAAGACGTGGCTATCCGGGGTGGGCTTCACATCTTAGGCGAAACTGTCAGCGGTGATGTGCGGGTGGAGCTTGTTCTGGCGATGCTGCGGGCCCGACAGCTTTGGGGCGGTGAGACAGCAGTACCGGGCCTGCGGGAAACTCTAGGTCTTTCTGAGTCCGGCGATGAAACCCGAAACCGAGTTGATCAGATAGAAGGCATAGCACAACAGCTTCTAACCAGCTTGGAAAACCGTGACTGGGATCAAAACGCAGTGCTAGAAATTGTCGCGGCAGCTGATTACTTGCCAGCGGATGCAGATAGAGATGAGTTGACCACGCTTCTTACATTCGCTTGCAACGAAATCATCCCGCGGTTGGCGGAAACCAGTCGGGAAATTGACCAAATCCTGCGCGCATTGGACGGTCGTTTCATTGAGGCAGGTCCCTCCGGTTCCCCGATGCGCGGCTTGGTCAACGTGCTGCCAACTGGCAGAAATTTCTACTCGGTCGATCCAAAATCTCTGCCATCGCGTCTTGCGTGGGAAACGGGCCAGCTACTTGCTGAATCGCTGGTCACCCGGTACCGGGAGGAGCATGGTGACTATCCGAAGTCTGTGGGGCTGTCCGTGTGGGGAACCTCTGCCATGCGAACCTCAGGGGATGACATCGCAGAAGTTTTTGCTCTGCTTGGCGTACGACCCGTGTGGGATGAAGCTTCGCGACGAGTCATAGATCTTGAAATCATCTCGTTGGAAGAACTGGGACGACCTCGTATTGATACTACCGTCCGGATATCTGGATTTTTCCGAGACGCCTTCCCACATGTACTCGCATTGCTTGACGATGCTGTACAGCTTGTTGCCAATCTCGATGAACCTGATGAGCTTAACTATGTCGCAGCCCATGCACGCGTCGACAAGCACGAAAGCCCCAAGTCCCATGTGCGCCGCATATTCGGATCTAAGCCGGGTACCTATGGGGCTGGTTTATTGCAGTTGATCGAATCTGGGAATTGGCGAGACGACAAAGATCTTGCTGAGGTATATACCACGTGGGGTGGCTATGCCTACGGACGCAACCTTGATGGTGTTGAAGCGGCCGATGATATGCGCACCGCATATCGGCGAATCCAGGTGGCAGCGAAAAACGTAGACTCGAAAGAACATGACATCGCAGATTCTGACGACTATTTCCAATTCCATGGTGGAATGGTCGCCACCGTACGCGCCCTTACCGGTAAAGACCCCGAAGCTTATATTGGTGATTCCACCCGTCAGGAAACTGTTAAAACCCGAACGCTGCATGAAGAATCAAGGCGGGTATTCCGTGCGCGCGTGGTGAATCCGCGCTGGATCGAAGCCATGCGAAATCATGGCTATAAAGGCGCATTCGAAATGTCTGCCACAGTTGATTATCTCTTCGGCTATGACGCCACGACAGGGCTCATGGAAGATTGGATGTACGAAACCCTAACGGATACATACGTTAAAGACGAGGTTAACCGTCAGTTCTTTGAACAATCTAACCCATGGGCGTTGCGTGATATTTCAGAGCGACTGTTGGAAGCTGCCGATCGAAATCTTTGGGAAAACCCATCCGCAGAGGCGCTAGAAACTTTGCGTTCTACGTTCCTTGAAATGGAAGGGAATGTGGAGGGCCGCTCGGAGAATTAA
- a CDS encoding precorrin-3B synthase: MTTLNENADISVLITSPDRSRNDMCPGAIRLHNAQDGAIGRVRFPGGRVLAQQWQDISRISTNLGDGTIHITTRGNLQFRGVSDDAKFLAAVEDAGFLPSRPHDKIRNILASPLDHDLWPLVTALDNALLANDTVTGLSGRTLFGIDGGSGDVMSRRPDFGVRRSEEGFQLILAGQLQPYIITDDNQVAPLLTKAAALWQTSRGNHWRLRENPTIIASIVSAIADAPGVEKHDSIDIQESPQRQFRPIGWIETGNPESRTVSLGAGLRFGFTSAKVAKILSVIGATTTITPWASLVIHDIPEHDADAVLRVLAPMGLIFDERSPWLRITACTGLPGCAKSLSHTQQDAANLAQSEKIPAGLIHFSGCERRCGHPLSSHTEYVATGDGEYEVTLR; the protein is encoded by the coding sequence ATGACCACCCTTAATGAAAACGCTGACATCAGTGTTTTGATTACATCGCCGGATCGTTCCAGAAATGACATGTGTCCAGGAGCTATCAGGCTCCATAACGCACAAGATGGAGCGATTGGCCGCGTGCGGTTCCCTGGCGGCAGAGTTCTTGCGCAACAATGGCAAGACATCTCGCGAATCTCAACCAACCTCGGCGACGGAACAATCCACATCACCACCCGAGGAAATTTACAATTCCGGGGTGTCTCAGATGATGCGAAATTTCTCGCCGCGGTCGAAGACGCAGGATTTTTACCGTCCCGCCCCCACGACAAGATCCGCAACATCTTAGCGTCGCCATTGGACCACGACTTGTGGCCGTTAGTAACCGCCCTTGATAACGCGCTTTTGGCGAATGATACCGTCACAGGACTCTCCGGACGCACACTATTTGGCATTGATGGTGGTTCCGGTGATGTGATGAGCAGGCGCCCAGACTTCGGAGTTCGTCGCAGCGAAGAAGGCTTTCAATTAATATTGGCGGGCCAATTACAACCCTATATCATCACAGATGACAACCAAGTTGCACCCCTTCTTACGAAAGCCGCCGCATTATGGCAAACATCAAGGGGCAACCACTGGCGGTTGCGTGAAAATCCTACAATTATTGCATCAATCGTTTCCGCTATCGCAGATGCGCCGGGCGTCGAAAAGCACGATTCTATTGACATCCAGGAATCACCTCAACGTCAGTTCCGCCCTATCGGTTGGATCGAAACCGGCAACCCCGAAAGCCGGACTGTATCACTAGGGGCAGGTTTGCGATTCGGGTTTACATCGGCAAAAGTTGCGAAAATTTTATCGGTTATCGGAGCAACCACCACGATCACGCCATGGGCGTCGCTGGTAATCCATGACATACCAGAACACGACGCCGACGCAGTGCTTCGCGTACTCGCACCAATGGGTCTGATATTCGACGAGCGTTCGCCATGGCTGCGCATAACAGCGTGCACCGGATTGCCGGGGTGCGCAAAATCGCTGTCACACACCCAACAAGATGCCGCTAACCTAGCGCAGTCCGAAAAAATTCCAGCCGGGCTTATCCACTTTTCCGGCTGCGAACGTCGTTGTGGTCACCCATTATCATCGCACACAGAATACGTCGCCACCGGTGACGGTGAATACGAGGTCACATTACGATGA
- a CDS encoding precorrin-8X methylmutase, translating into MNTFESDFPFSYITNGDEIYRRSFATIRAESDLSRFDDQQAQVAVRMIHAAGQTDLASDIDFSPQLVPAARAAFDAGKPILTDVHMVHSGITRARLPRDNEALCFLRDPRTPELAAKMNTTRTAAAVELWEPQLQGAIVAIGNAPTALFHLLNWLHEDPTRPRPAAILGIPVGFIGAAESKLALASTAESLGTEFLTVHGRRGGSAITCAALNALATRQEILETK; encoded by the coding sequence ATGAATACCTTTGAATCCGATTTTCCGTTCTCCTACATCACCAATGGTGACGAAATTTACAGACGTTCGTTCGCCACGATCCGCGCTGAATCTGACCTATCTCGCTTCGATGACCAACAAGCACAAGTTGCCGTCCGGATGATACATGCCGCAGGCCAAACCGACCTCGCTAGCGACATTGATTTTTCACCGCAGTTGGTTCCTGCTGCCCGTGCAGCTTTCGACGCAGGAAAACCAATTCTGACTGATGTACACATGGTGCACTCAGGGATCACCCGTGCCCGCTTGCCTCGTGATAATGAGGCATTGTGTTTTCTGCGAGACCCCCGTACCCCAGAACTAGCAGCGAAAATGAATACCACCCGCACTGCAGCCGCAGTCGAATTATGGGAACCACAATTACAAGGCGCGATCGTTGCAATAGGTAACGCTCCTACAGCACTATTTCACCTATTGAATTGGCTACATGAAGATCCAACGCGACCCCGACCTGCCGCGATTCTCGGTATTCCAGTCGGCTTTATTGGCGCTGCCGAATCAAAACTAGCATTAGCCAGCACAGCAGAATCATTAGGAACCGAGTTCCTCACCGTTCACGGACGCCGTGGCGGTTCTGCGATCACCTGTGCCGCACTCAATGCGCTGGCGACACGCCAAGAAATCCTCGAAACCAAATAA
- the cobJ gene encoding precorrin-3B C(17)-methyltransferase encodes MHKTEPSSPAATTDNRPIGKLIGVGVGPGDPELLTLKAVSAIEEADVVAFHARKGGDSTARQIAQAHIRSDHIIELLEYPVTTGITDHPGGYAGAMAEFYSAAAKRLGAHLESGKTVAILALGDPMLYSSYQHLHRMLAEDFPAEIIPGIPSITAAADVLGMPLCEDEETLTVIPGTLNEATLTEKLRDTDCAVVMKLGRTFSKVKQAMIAAGVADRAFVVTRVGMPGQTHMPLLEAEPSEIPYFAVAVIPSDKQQAPSISMGHTSAIGEVVVLGLGPGAPRWTTPEVQAELKRATDIVGYSTYINRVPERAGQRRHPSDNKVEAERAAMALDMAKAGRRVAVVSSGDPGVFAMAAAVIETADDDLWRDIPIRVIPGMTAAQAVASCVGAPLGHDFGMISLSDRLKPFDIVEKRIRALAGADMAFAVYNPASKERRWQIARMRDIVAEYQSPTTAVIVARAVGSEQQKITVTTLADFDPTIVDMRTMVIIGASTTRVYETTRGEKRVFTSRRYD; translated from the coding sequence ATGCATAAAACTGAACCCTCTTCACCCGCAGCAACCACAGACAACCGCCCCATTGGAAAACTCATCGGAGTTGGCGTCGGTCCCGGTGACCCAGAGCTACTGACACTTAAAGCAGTTTCTGCCATTGAAGAAGCCGACGTGGTTGCTTTTCATGCACGCAAAGGCGGCGATTCTACTGCGCGCCAAATCGCTCAAGCTCATATCCGTTCTGACCACATTATCGAACTACTCGAATACCCAGTAACCACCGGAATAACTGACCACCCAGGAGGCTACGCTGGAGCCATGGCCGAATTCTACTCGGCCGCAGCCAAACGGCTAGGCGCCCACCTAGAATCAGGAAAGACCGTCGCCATACTCGCGCTAGGCGACCCGATGCTCTACAGCTCATACCAGCATTTACATCGCATGTTGGCCGAGGACTTCCCTGCCGAGATCATTCCAGGTATCCCCTCGATTACCGCCGCAGCCGATGTTTTAGGTATGCCCCTATGTGAAGATGAAGAAACACTCACGGTCATACCCGGAACCCTTAACGAAGCAACACTGACTGAAAAACTTCGCGACACAGACTGCGCAGTAGTGATGAAGCTTGGCCGGACGTTCTCCAAAGTAAAACAGGCAATGATCGCCGCAGGTGTTGCCGATCGTGCCTTTGTTGTTACCCGGGTCGGCATGCCTGGCCAAACCCACATGCCACTCTTGGAAGCCGAGCCTTCAGAAATCCCATATTTTGCAGTCGCAGTAATACCATCGGATAAGCAACAAGCTCCATCAATCTCTATGGGGCATACCTCCGCCATAGGGGAAGTCGTCGTTTTGGGGCTAGGGCCTGGCGCACCACGGTGGACCACCCCAGAAGTGCAAGCAGAACTCAAACGAGCTACGGACATTGTCGGCTACTCGACCTATATCAATCGAGTACCGGAACGCGCCGGGCAGCGCCGCCATCCCTCAGATAACAAAGTGGAAGCAGAGCGTGCCGCAATGGCCTTAGATATGGCCAAAGCCGGACGGCGTGTTGCCGTAGTTTCCTCAGGTGACCCCGGGGTTTTCGCCATGGCTGCTGCGGTAATAGAGACGGCTGACGACGACTTATGGCGTGATATTCCCATTCGGGTGATACCAGGAATGACGGCTGCACAAGCCGTTGCTTCTTGTGTTGGTGCTCCACTAGGTCATGATTTTGGGATGATTTCGCTATCCGATCGACTCAAACCGTTTGATATCGTCGAAAAGCGAATCCGTGCCCTTGCGGGAGCTGATATGGCTTTTGCTGTTTATAACCCTGCATCGAAAGAACGCAGGTGGCAGATCGCTCGGATGCGGGATATCGTTGCGGAGTATCAATCCCCCACCACTGCTGTGATAGTGGCCCGAGCAGTCGGCAGTGAGCAACAAAAAATCACCGTAACCACCCTTGCGGATTTCGATCCAACGATCGTTGATATGCGAACAATGGTCATCATTGGGGCTTCTACAACCAGAGTGTATGAAACCACTCGGGGGGAGAAACGAGTTTTTACCTCTCGCCGATATGACTAA
- a CDS encoding cobalt-precorrin-6A reductase, producing the protein MRALILGGTAEGREVAKQLVVRGWHVTSSLAGRVDNPRLPVGEVRIGGFGGPAGLATWLIDNGVEVVIDATHPFAERISISAAEAARATGIPLLALHRPEWKPQARDKWIPVSSMAEAAQIAAREFHHIFLTIGRQQLTPFAADPHNLYVIRTVEPPHTPLPARHRIIQSRGPFTVADEKKLMRGNQIDCLVTKNSGGAMTEAKLIAARELGIPVIMVQRPALPTVATIVHSPEEVIAALH; encoded by the coding sequence ATGCGCGCATTAATTTTGGGGGGAACTGCCGAGGGTAGGGAAGTAGCCAAACAATTGGTCGTACGCGGTTGGCATGTCACCAGCTCCTTGGCCGGACGGGTAGATAATCCGCGGTTACCTGTGGGAGAGGTACGTATTGGTGGCTTTGGTGGCCCTGCGGGACTCGCAACCTGGTTAATTGACAATGGGGTAGAAGTTGTTATTGACGCGACTCATCCGTTTGCCGAACGTATTTCAATTTCGGCTGCAGAGGCGGCTCGTGCGACAGGAATCCCATTATTAGCTTTGCACAGGCCAGAATGGAAACCGCAGGCGCGGGATAAGTGGATTCCAGTATCTTCCATGGCAGAGGCCGCACAGATTGCGGCGAGGGAATTTCATCATATTTTCTTAACCATCGGCCGACAACAGCTTACCCCTTTTGCAGCTGATCCGCATAACTTGTATGTCATTCGCACAGTTGAACCACCACATACACCGTTACCTGCACGACACCGGATAATCCAATCCCGAGGACCGTTTACGGTCGCGGACGAAAAGAAGCTGATGCGAGGAAATCAAATTGATTGTCTGGTCACTAAAAACTCGGGTGGGGCAATGACCGAAGCAAAACTTATTGCTGCACGCGAGTTGGGGATTCCCGTCATCATGGTGCAGCGCCCAGCATTGCCCACGGTTGCAACTATTGTCCACAGCCCCGAAGAAGTTATAGCGGCGCTGCACTGA
- the cobM gene encoding precorrin-4 C(11)-methyltransferase: MTVYFIGAGPGAPDLLTLRADRLIRSCGMCLYAGSIVPEEVLANVPPQAELINTARMPLDSITETINRAHQSGIDVARLHSGDPSIYSAVAEQARRLTELGIDYEIVPGVASFSAAAAALGHELTVPTVGQTVILTRVSGRASAMPPGEDLKTLGASKATLCIHLAAHDILRVVSELEPNYGADCPVAVVAFASRPDQVIVRGTLRDIAQKVHHHGITRTAVILVGEVLAAEGFPDSFLYSDDRPRDAEGRTIPCAH; this comes from the coding sequence ATGACCGTGTACTTTATTGGCGCTGGCCCAGGTGCCCCGGATCTTTTAACGTTACGTGCGGATCGGCTGATTCGTAGCTGCGGAATGTGCCTATATGCTGGTTCTATAGTTCCGGAGGAGGTACTAGCCAATGTTCCGCCGCAAGCGGAACTGATAAATACCGCACGAATGCCGCTGGATTCGATAACCGAGACGATAAACCGGGCGCATCAGTCGGGAATAGATGTTGCTAGGCTACATTCAGGGGATCCTTCGATCTACTCGGCAGTAGCTGAACAAGCTCGTCGATTGACGGAATTAGGGATTGATTACGAGATCGTACCCGGCGTAGCCTCGTTCTCGGCTGCAGCGGCAGCACTTGGTCACGAGCTGACGGTTCCAACAGTGGGCCAAACGGTAATTCTCACGCGCGTTTCGGGACGGGCATCAGCAATGCCGCCGGGGGAGGATCTAAAAACGCTGGGGGCTAGCAAAGCAACGCTGTGTATTCATTTGGCAGCACACGATATTCTTCGTGTGGTATCAGAACTTGAACCGAATTACGGCGCGGATTGTCCGGTTGCAGTTGTTGCGTTCGCTTCCCGGCCAGATCAGGTGATTGTGCGAGGAACTCTGCGCGATATAGCTCAGAAAGTGCATCATCACGGAATTACCCGCACAGCGGTCATCCTCGTCGGTGAAGTGTTAGCTGCAGAGGGTTTTCCGGATTCCTTCTTGTATTCAGATGACCGGCCACGAGATGCTGAGGGAAGAACCATTCCATGCGCGCATTAA
- a CDS encoding bifunctional cobalt-precorrin-7 (C(5))-methyltransferase/cobalt-precorrin-6B (C(15))-methyltransferase: MTEAKATLPQSIPSDAGDARAMETTVSVIGLPAIGMSELGAAATKALYEADVVLGSWRQLNLLTDDISGDRRPWPSPMIPALPDIFAELHGKKVAVLASGDPMFHGIGSTLRRKFPNMRMTVYSHVSSASLACARLGWAVDKTPVYSLVTQVVESLVLPIESGRPFLILGRDEKTPAEVCQLLVDMHQGDARVEVLSDLGSVDEAHCIGYAFHPPAVVSALNVIAVVPSKSGNPRTPGLPDSMFENDGQLTKSHIRALTVSALAPSEGEILWDIGGGAGSVAIECLRATNTTRAVCFEVDEIRRGRILKNARTLGVAHRLAVQGEAPHNYTSVPDNPDVVFIGGGITAPGVFTGAWDRLKPGGRLVANAVTIESEQMLWKLKKRHGGLLTRFDIAKEHSVGGFSTFKPALPVTQWVVTKADSDYLEEFNE; this comes from the coding sequence ATGACCGAAGCAAAAGCCACACTTCCGCAAAGTATTCCTAGCGACGCTGGTGACGCACGTGCAATGGAAACAACGGTATCGGTTATTGGGTTGCCCGCAATTGGCATGAGCGAATTGGGCGCCGCTGCGACAAAAGCGCTATACGAGGCCGACGTGGTTTTGGGGTCATGGCGGCAATTGAATCTCCTTACAGACGATATTTCTGGCGATCGACGCCCCTGGCCATCACCCATGATTCCAGCTTTGCCCGATATCTTTGCTGAACTGCACGGGAAAAAGGTTGCTGTCCTTGCTAGCGGCGACCCAATGTTTCATGGGATTGGCTCGACGCTCAGACGAAAATTCCCGAATATGCGGATGACGGTGTACTCACATGTTTCTTCAGCTTCGCTTGCCTGCGCCCGACTGGGGTGGGCGGTTGATAAAACGCCGGTCTATTCCCTTGTTACCCAGGTAGTGGAATCGTTGGTGCTACCGATTGAATCGGGACGACCGTTTCTTATCTTGGGACGTGACGAAAAGACCCCCGCTGAAGTATGTCAATTGCTAGTCGATATGCACCAAGGTGATGCGCGGGTTGAAGTCTTAAGTGATCTAGGTTCTGTGGATGAAGCACACTGTATTGGATATGCTTTTCACCCACCCGCGGTTGTTAGCGCACTGAATGTGATCGCTGTTGTGCCGTCGAAAAGCGGAAATCCGCGAACTCCGGGTTTGCCTGATTCCATGTTTGAAAACGATGGTCAGTTGACGAAATCGCATATTCGGGCCTTAACAGTTTCTGCGCTTGCTCCTTCCGAGGGGGAAATCCTGTGGGATATCGGAGGTGGAGCGGGCAGTGTCGCTATTGAGTGTTTACGTGCTACGAACACCACTCGCGCTGTGTGTTTTGAAGTTGATGAAATTCGCCGGGGGCGGATTTTGAAGAATGCTCGCACGTTAGGTGTGGCACACCGCTTGGCGGTACAGGGGGAGGCACCACATAACTACACCTCCGTGCCGGATAATCCTGATGTCGTATTCATCGGCGGCGGAATTACTGCACCTGGAGTGTTCACTGGTGCATGGGATCGACTCAAACCCGGCGGTAGGCTTGTTGCGAATGCTGTCACTATCGAATCAGAACAAATGTTGTGGAAGTTGAAAAAACGACATGGCGGCTTACTAACTAGGTTTGATATCGCCAAAGAGCACTCCGTTGGCGGTTTCAGCACTTTTAAGCCTGCATTGCCCGTAACGCAGTGGGTCGTAACCAAAGCGGACTCTGATTATCTGGAAGAATTTAACGAATGA
- a CDS encoding SDR family NAD(P)-dependent oxidoreductase — MTHLSSSHQYANTPAIIVLGATSEIGTKLTLRIASGHHVVLASRRPGDTEDKLHSALIAAGASSVESVFFDATDLGRHEKIIKSVAERFHINHIIVCFGILGDQSRAETDWQHTSEIATIDYTAQLVSLSVAVDVLLKQSATSPVSTITAFSSIAGWRARKANYVYGSTKAGLDAFCQGLADRLHGTSTRIIIARPGFVIGSMTTGMKPAPMSVTADHVADALAEILLKDPRTGGGVTVWIPGRLRLLAWIMKLVPRPVWRRMPR; from the coding sequence ATGACACACCTATCATCCAGCCACCAATACGCAAATACACCTGCGATTATTGTGCTAGGCGCAACCAGTGAGATCGGAACAAAACTTACGCTTCGAATTGCTTCCGGCCACCACGTGGTGTTGGCAAGTCGTCGGCCTGGTGATACGGAGGACAAGTTGCACTCGGCATTAATCGCAGCGGGGGCGTCTTCCGTCGAATCAGTGTTTTTCGATGCTACCGATCTTGGCCGCCATGAGAAAATCATTAAATCTGTGGCGGAAAGGTTTCATATTAACCACATAATCGTGTGTTTTGGTATCTTGGGCGATCAAAGCCGCGCGGAAACAGACTGGCAGCACACCAGTGAAATTGCAACTATTGATTACACCGCTCAGTTAGTGAGTTTGAGCGTTGCCGTTGACGTTCTTCTCAAGCAATCGGCTACCTCGCCGGTGTCCACCATAACTGCGTTTTCCTCCATTGCTGGGTGGCGGGCACGGAAGGCCAACTATGTCTATGGATCAACCAAAGCCGGGCTAGATGCATTTTGCCAAGGACTAGCCGATCGATTGCATGGTACTAGCACTCGAATAATCATTGCCCGGCCTGGATTTGTTATTGGCTCCATGACCACAGGCATGAAACCTGCACCAATGTCCGTAACCGCAGATCACGTTGCGGATGCGCTAGCAGAGATTCTTCTAAAAGACCCGCGAACCGGCGGTGGTGTCACCGTGTGGATTCCGGGTAGATTGCGGTTACTTGCGTGGATTATGAAGTTAGTGCCACGCCCAGTCTGGCGCCGTATGCCTCGTTAG